CTCGCGTCCGCGATCACCAGCGCATCGTCGCCCAACTTCAATTCGGTTCCGTCCAGCGCGGTGAAAGCCTCGCCTGAGCGGGCGCGGCGCACAATGATTTCCGAACCCGCGAGCAGGTCCGCGTCGAAGGCGTGCAGGGGTTGTCCGTATTCCATCAGAACATAATTCGTGATATCGACGATATTGTTGATCGGTCTCAAGCCAATCGCCGTCAGGCGATCCGCCAGCCATTGTGGCGAGGGCTTCACCTCGACGCCGTCGATCGCCAGCGCGGAATAGCGCGCGCAAAGTTCCGGTTCGTTGTTTGTGACTTTAAGGCAAGCGTCGATTGGGTCCGGGCCCCAAACCGCTTCCAGCGCCTGCATGGGCGATTCGATCTTGCAGGGCGTTCCCGCCAGCGCCGCCAGTTCGCGCGCAACGCCCATATGGCTCAACGCGTAACCGCGATTCGGGGTGACGTTCAATTCAAGCACGTCGGCCTTGCGTCCGTCGGACAAAAGCGTCTGCTCCTGCGCCTCCACCTCCAGCCCGCCAAAGGTCAACAAACGCCCGACTTCTTCGGTGGACAATTCAGGGTCGACGTAGTCTTTCAACCAATCCAGATAAATTTTCATGCAGGAGTTCTTTCCTTTGTTCAAATGCGTTGTGGCTGAGAATTATAAGTGATGGTTTGTTAAAAAGCAAAATCGCTCTGAAACAATATGATTGTATTGACTGGGCGTTGCGATTATAACCGAAAGCATAACCTAAGGAACTTCTTATGGAACTCAGTCAGGAATCCATTCTCAAGCGCATTCGGAAAAAAGCCCTGCGGCCTTTGAAAATTGCAGAGATGGCCCGCAATCTGTCAATCCCCGAACCTCAAAGAAAAGCCTTTCGTAATCTCATCAAAGAGATGGCGGCGGCGGGAAAGCTCATCAAAATCAAGGGCAGTCGCTACGGTCTTCCCGAAGAGATGAGCCTGGTCACCGGTTCTCTGATGGGGCATTCCGGCGGCTTCGGGTTTGTCACGCCCGAGACGCCCGATGGGGAAAGCGACGTCTATATCCACCGCAAGCACATGAAAGATGCGATGCATCAGGATCGCGTGGTGGCGCGCGTGCATTCGACTGAATACAATAAACGCGAAGGCCAGATCGTTCAGATTCTCGAACGCAAAACCACGAAGCTCACCGGATTGTATGAAAATTTCGGCAAAGAGGGCTGGGTGGTTCCCACTGAAGATCGCTACTTCCACGACATTTTCATACCGGCGCGCAATAAAATGCGCGCTCAGAACGGGCATCTGGTCGAAGTTGAAATCGTCTCCTACCCGACCTCGCGGCAACCGCCGATCGGCAAGGTCACACATATCATCGGCTTTTCAAACGATCCCGAAGCCCAGGTCAAATCCATCTTTCGCAAACACGACGCGCGCCTGGATTTTCCCGAAAAAGTGTTACGCAGCGCCGAGTCTATTGATGAAACCATCCCTAAAGCTGAATTCAAAAAACGCAAGGACCTGACCGGCAAGACCCTGTTCACCATCGACGGGGCGAAGGCCAAGGATTTTGACGACGCGGTTTCATTGGACAGTTCCGCTTCCGGCTATCGTCTCGGCGTTCATATCGCCGACGTGGCGCATTACGTCCTGCCCGATCAAGCCATCGACAAGGAAGCCTACGAACGCGCGACCAGCATCTATTACCCCGACGGCGTCATCCCCATGCTCCCCTTCCGCCTGTCCAATAATATATGCAGTTTGAAACCCGACGTGGAACGTCTCGCCGTTTCAGCCTGGATTGATCTCGACCCAGACGGCGTAGTGACCGGTTTCAAATTTTTCAATTCCGTCATCAAAAGTTGCCGAAGGCTCACCTACTCAGAAGCCGCCGCATCCGACGACCCGGAGGAGACGCCTTCCTTGCCGGACGAAATACGCGAAACCTTGATGGAGATGAAAAAACTCAGCCGCATCCTGCGCAAGAAACGTTTCAAAGAAGGGAGCGTGGACTTCCAGATTCCAGAAGCCGCCATCGTCATGTCTGAGAAAGGAACCGTCGAGCACATCGGCCTGGCGGAACACAATTGGGCGCACGAAATGATCGAGGAATTCATGCTCTGCGCCAACCGATGCGCGGCGCGATTTCTGAAAGAGAAAGAGGTCCCCGCCATCCACCGCATTCACGAAGAACCCGACGCGGCAAAGATCAGCGCCCTGCGCGATTTCATCAAAGGACTGGGCATTCGCTGGAACGCACCCGAACCCCTGCGCTCGGTTGACATTCAAAAGCTGGTTGAAAAAGTGAGAGGACGCCCGGAAGAGCGCGTGATCAATGTGCTTCTCCTGCGCTCCATGAAGAAAGCGATTTATTCTCCCAACGATATCGGCCATTACTGTCTCGGCTTCCCGGACTACGTCCACTTCACCTCGCCGATTCGGCGTTATCCTGATCTGGCGACGCATCGACTGATCAAGACGCACCTGACTCACAAATGCAAGGGGCCGGAACGCCGACTACTGCTCGGCTATATCACCGAATGCGCGGGTCATACCTCGTGGAAGGAACGCAAGGCCATGGAGATCGAACGCGACGTGAACGATCTGCGCCAGACGCAGTACATGGCGGACAAAACGGGGAAACATTTCGAGGGCTATATTTCCGGCGTCCAGTCCTTTGGTTTCTTTGTGGAACTGAAAGAAACTCTCGTTGAAGGACTGGTTCGCATGTCCAGCCTGACCGACGATTATTATATCTTCATGGAAGCCGAGCATAAATTGCAGGGCCAGCGCCGCCATCAAATTTTCAAAATTGGAGACAGCGTCGAAGTCCGCGTCGTTTCCGTCGATATCGCCAAACGTCGGATCGATCTGGCCCTGGTGAAAAAACTCTAGGCGAACTTCCCAACACCCACAGCCCTGCGCGATGGACTGGACCCGACACCGCATCCGAATCTCCTGGGCGACGCGCCTGCCGCTCCTGCCGTTTCTCTTCTGTCTGCTGTCCGGTTTCGGCCTGGAATTCCCAGAACTCTACGACTACCTTCTTCCCGGCCTCTGGCCTCTGTTCTTCATTGCGGCGGGCTACGCTCTGTTTCGTCTGAACGGATTTTCACTTGCGGTCGCATGCATCGCTTCAACGAGTCTCGTCGCCCTGGGATTCTATCTGGCGCAAGCCAGTCCGCCTGCCGACGATCATGTCACGCGACACATTCAGCCGCAGACTCATGCTGAAGTGGAGGGGATTTTATACGCGACGCCGACGGCGATGGAAGACCGTATTGTTTTTCGACTGCGCCTGCTCTCCATAAAATATAAGAACAAAAAAATAGAGACCTCAGGCGTGGCGCGCATCACGCTTTACGAAAACGAAGCGCCTGCGCTTCTTCCCGGCGACCGGGTGATCTTCAAGAAAATCAGATTGAAGCTCCCGCGTAATTTCAGGAATCCCGGTCGATTCAAATACGAACGCTATATGAGAATGCAGGGCGTCGATGTGATCGGCGGAACCTCGCGCGCAGAAACGATCGTTCGATCCGGCGCAGGCGATCTGCCTTTCTATATCAAATGGCGCGAACGCTGGCGCCAAGGCATCCATCACGTGTACTCAGAGTTCCTTCCAGATGAAGAAGCCCGTTTGTTGAGGGCATTGACGCTGGGGGATCGTTCGGGAATGGATCGCGCCAGTCAGGAAGCCTTCGCGGCGACGGGACTCGGACATCTCACGGCGGTTTCGGGATTGCATATCGGCTTCGTCGCCGGGGCCTCGCTTCTTTTACTGCGGCCCCTGACCTTTCAGCTTCTCTGGCTGATCTCGCCGACCTGGGTGCGGGCCGGGCGGGCACCCAAAATAGCGGCCTTCCTTTCCATCATTCCCGTCGCGATGTACATGCTCCTCGCCGGCGATAAAGTATCCGTCCTGCGCGCCGGATTCATGGTTCTCGCGGTTCTCGTCGCCCTCATCATCGACCGCGAAAAAAACGCCTTCAACGCTCTGCTTCTCGTCGCAATCGCCCTGCTCGCACACAATCCCGAATCGCTTTTTGACGCGGGTTTCCAGATGTCTTTCCTTGCCGTCGCGTTCATTCTCTATGTTCTCTCGCTGATAATGAACCTCTCCGAACTCGACGCCGTGGATCGCATGGGAGAGACGATGAGCCTTCTCGACCGCTTGCGTCCGCGGATTCCTGAAGACGGCGAAGCGCCGCAAGCTTTCATAGTGAAGGAGCGCGTCATTCTGTTCTTTGTCGCCAGCGCCTTGTTCTCCATCACCGCCATTCTTGCGACGCTTCCGGTGGTTCTGCATCATTTCCACCGAATCAGCATTTCAGGCTTCCTGTTGAATCCGATCCTGACGCCCCTTGCATCTCTTCTGATTCCTTTTTCGCTGGCTTCTGCCTTGATCGTCTCCGCCCTTTCGTTTCTGGGCGATATCCTGTTCGCTCCTATCCACTGGCTCGCCGCTCTGTTCACGAGCATTCCGCAATGGGTCGCGGGCCTGCCCGGAGCTTTCCTGTACTGGCCGACTCCCAAACCGGCATGGCCACTCCTATATTACGCATTTCTATTGGGCGCATTGTCTCTCGTTCTACGACAGCGCACCAGCCGAACCCTGAACCCGTCTGAAAACTCCGCGCACAAGATTTGGAAACAGCTCGGAAGGACGCTATGGATCGGCGCAGGCGTTCTCACCGTCGCCGGATTTCTTTTCCCGCGCTTTCCGGCAGCGACCATAGACCCGCTTGAAATCACCTTGCTCGACGTCGGTCAGGGAGAATCGATTTTCATACGCTTTCCCGACGACCAAACCTTGTTGATCGACGGCGGCGGCTTCTACAAAAACTCGCTGGATATCGGCAAGGCCGTCGTCGCCCCCTTCCTGTGGAGCCAGGGGTATCGGCGACTCGACGCCATCGCCGCGACGCATCGCGACAACGACCACATCAGCGGACTGGAATCCATCCTCGATCTGATCCCGGTTCACAATTTACTGACTCTGGACAACGCCGCATGGCAGAGCGAAGCTCGCATTCAAAAACTCATCGAGAAAGCCGAGCGCAAGGGAACGCAGATTAAGAGCCTGCAAACGGGACAAGCCATGACCTTTGGCGAAGCCCGGTTGACGCTTCTGCATCCCACCTCGGAGTTCATGGATCGTTACGACTCGTCGCCGCAAAACTCGCACGCCTCGAACAATCGCTCGCTCGTCTTCAAACTGGAATACCGCAAGTTCAGCATGCTTTTGACCGGCGACATTGAAAACGACGCGGAACGATTCATGCTCTCTCGGAAGGCTCCTCTGCGAAGCGATATTTTGAAAGCTCCGCATCATGGCAGTCGATTTTCCAGCTCGCCCGAGTTCATCCGCGCAACGCAAGCCTCGGTCGTTCTGTTCTCAAGCGGCTATCTGAACTGGGCGAAGCACCCCCACCGCGAAACGCTCGCGCGCTACGAAGCATTCGGAACAAGGGTCTACAGAACCGATCGTGATGGAGCCATTCGTATCGCGGCGGACGGAGAGAGCTGGAGCGTCTCCCCGTTTGAATGGAATCAAGATTGACATCTCATGCGGATCAACCTATAAAACACCAGACTCAAACTGTCTCACTCAACAGGCATCGCTGATGGATATCAATCCTTACACGCAGTCGCCCTGGTGCATATTACTGGCCGATCCCGCCAACAAGGGACTGGACCGAACTTGCGCCGCGCTGAAAAGCGGATACACCATGCTCATCGCCGAGGACGGTCCGCAAACGGTTGAGACCTATTTGAGCAAGCGCCCCGACATCATCGTGATGAGCGCGGACGCTCCAGCGCTGGACGGCTTTCAGGTCTGCAGGAAAATCAAGGACATCTCGGGAAGGCGTTTCACGCCGATCATTCTGGTTTCAGAGCAAACCGATATCTCCAGCCTGCAACAAGGCTTTCAATCGGGAGCCGAAGACTATTTAAGAAAACCCTTCGAACCTGAAGAACTCATCATCCGCATCCAGTCGGCGCTGAGAACCAAAAAACTCTACGTCGAGTTGATGAAAGCCTATGAGGTGATCGACCGGGAACGCGACATTCTGGCCAATATCCAGAAAAATTTTTTCAGCGAGGCGCCGCCGCAGATTCCCGGCTACCAGTTCTTCACCAAATACCAGCCCTCCTCCAAAGCCGGAGGCGACTATTACGATTTCATCCAGATCGACCAGGAACGTCTCGGCATCATGACCGCCGACGTGTCCGGGCACGGCATTCCCGCCGCCGTCGTCATGTCGATGAAGCGTATTCTGTTGCGAGCCTTCTTGTCCGACCAGGCCTCCCCCGCTGAAACGCTGGAGACTCTGAATTCTGTTTTGTTCAAGCACCTGAAATCCGGTCATTTCATCACCGCTTTCTACGGCGTCCTGAATACGAAGACGCGGGTCATGAAATACGCCTGCGCCGGGCATTGCCCGCCCTTTCTGCTCGATTGCAATAGCGGCGAGTTGACGGAGTTGAAAAACCAGAAGGGCATCCCCCTGATGATCCTGCCCGACAACCCGATGGATGAGGTGGAAACGCAGTTGCCCCCCAACAGCAAACTGGTTCTGTACACCGATGGATTGATCGAAGCGCAAAACCGCCAGGGAGAACAATGGGGTCGCCAGCGTCTGGCTGATGAAATCAGCAGATTGGGGGCCGAACAAAACCTCGACGCCTTCGGGGAGCAGATTCTGGCATCCGTCGATCAATTCATGGGCGGCAACGCATTCTCCGACGATTACACTCTGGTCGCCCTTCAGATCGACTGATTTCCTGATCGGCTGGCTTTTCAATAATCTTCGTCAGCCAGCTATTGAGATTTCCTTATCTTTCTGCTATAAAGTTTGTTTCCCTAAATTTAATCAAGGAATCATCTATCATGGCCACACTGGAACAACTGAAAACGCATATCGACAAAGCAAAAGAACAGGCGAAAGATAAAAACGGCGCTGATTACCGCGACAAGCACAAAAAACTGAAACGCCTGCAACGCAAATCTTCCAAAATCATTGCCACTGCAAATCGTCTGGAAGAAAGCAAGAAACCCAAGAAAGAGCGTAAAGCCGCAAGCTGATAACGATCTCTTCTGATAAATCATCATGACCGACAAATTCGACATCGACGCCGCTGTGTCCCTTTCGCGTCTCAAACTGGAAGCCGACGAGAAACAGCGTCTTGAAAAAGATCTGGAAGCCATCGTCAGTTACATCGATCAGTTGAACACGCTGAACACGGATCAGGTCGAACCCACGTCGCACGTCCTGCCCATTCAAAACGTATTTCGCGAAGACATTCCCGATAATAAATTTGGCGACAGCCCGTGTTTGCCTCTGGCTCCGGCCCATGACAAAGGCCATTACGAAGTGCCTCAGATTATTTGATCTCCATGCATCAATACACCATCGAAGAAGCCAGGGCGCGCCTCAAGCGCCGCGAGATCAGCGCGGTTGAGTTGACCCAGGCCTATTATGACCGTATCGACGCCGTCGAAGACAAGGTCGGCGCCTACACGCACCTGACCCGGGAGATCGCGCTTCAGCAAGCTCAATCAGCCGACGAGCGCATCGCCTCCGGCGAAGACTCGCCGCTACTGGGAATTCCTATCGCGATCAAAGATCTGATTTGCATGAAGGACGCGCGCGTCACCTGCTCTTCGCGAATGCTGGAAAATTTTGTATCGCCTTACGACGCCACCGTCGTCGGCAAACTCAAAGAAGCCGGAGCGGTGATTCTGGGAAAGACCAACATGGACGAGTTCGCCATGGGCTCTTCCACAGAAAACTCCGCCTTGCAGAAAACGAAAAACCCCTGGGACCTGCAACGCGTTCCCGGCGGTTCCAGCGGCGGTTCCGCCGCCGCAGTCGCGGCGCAGGAATGCGTCGCCTCTCTCGGTTCCGATACAGGCGGCTCGATTCGCCAACCCGCTTCCTTCTGCGGCGTCACCGGGGTCAAACCGACCTACGGTCGCGTATCGCGTTTTGGACTGGTGGCCTTCGCTTCGTCGCTCGATCAAA
This window of the Candidatus Nitrohelix vancouverensis genome carries:
- the rnr gene encoding ribonuclease R → MELSQESILKRIRKKALRPLKIAEMARNLSIPEPQRKAFRNLIKEMAAAGKLIKIKGSRYGLPEEMSLVTGSLMGHSGGFGFVTPETPDGESDVYIHRKHMKDAMHQDRVVARVHSTEYNKREGQIVQILERKTTKLTGLYENFGKEGWVVPTEDRYFHDIFIPARNKMRAQNGHLVEVEIVSYPTSRQPPIGKVTHIIGFSNDPEAQVKSIFRKHDARLDFPEKVLRSAESIDETIPKAEFKKRKDLTGKTLFTIDGAKAKDFDDAVSLDSSASGYRLGVHIADVAHYVLPDQAIDKEAYERATSIYYPDGVIPMLPFRLSNNICSLKPDVERLAVSAWIDLDPDGVVTGFKFFNSVIKSCRRLTYSEAAASDDPEETPSLPDEIRETLMEMKKLSRILRKKRFKEGSVDFQIPEAAIVMSEKGTVEHIGLAEHNWAHEMIEEFMLCANRCAARFLKEKEVPAIHRIHEEPDAAKISALRDFIKGLGIRWNAPEPLRSVDIQKLVEKVRGRPEERVINVLLLRSMKKAIYSPNDIGHYCLGFPDYVHFTSPIRRYPDLATHRLIKTHLTHKCKGPERRLLLGYITECAGHTSWKERKAMEIERDVNDLRQTQYMADKTGKHFEGYISGVQSFGFFVELKETLVEGLVRMSSLTDDYYIFMEAEHKLQGQRRHQIFKIGDSVEVRVVSVDIAKRRIDLALVKKL
- a CDS encoding DNA internalization-related competence protein ComEC/Rec2; the encoded protein is MDWTRHRIRISWATRLPLLPFLFCLLSGFGLEFPELYDYLLPGLWPLFFIAAGYALFRLNGFSLAVACIASTSLVALGFYLAQASPPADDHVTRHIQPQTHAEVEGILYATPTAMEDRIVFRLRLLSIKYKNKKIETSGVARITLYENEAPALLPGDRVIFKKIRLKLPRNFRNPGRFKYERYMRMQGVDVIGGTSRAETIVRSGAGDLPFYIKWRERWRQGIHHVYSEFLPDEEARLLRALTLGDRSGMDRASQEAFAATGLGHLTAVSGLHIGFVAGASLLLLRPLTFQLLWLISPTWVRAGRAPKIAAFLSIIPVAMYMLLAGDKVSVLRAGFMVLAVLVALIIDREKNAFNALLLVAIALLAHNPESLFDAGFQMSFLAVAFILYVLSLIMNLSELDAVDRMGETMSLLDRLRPRIPEDGEAPQAFIVKERVILFFVASALFSITAILATLPVVLHHFHRISISGFLLNPILTPLASLLIPFSLASALIVSALSFLGDILFAPIHWLAALFTSIPQWVAGLPGAFLYWPTPKPAWPLLYYAFLLGALSLVLRQRTSRTLNPSENSAHKIWKQLGRTLWIGAGVLTVAGFLFPRFPAATIDPLEITLLDVGQGESIFIRFPDDQTLLIDGGGFYKNSLDIGKAVVAPFLWSQGYRRLDAIAATHRDNDHISGLESILDLIPVHNLLTLDNAAWQSEARIQKLIEKAERKGTQIKSLQTGQAMTFGEARLTLLHPTSEFMDRYDSSPQNSHASNNRSLVFKLEYRKFSMLLTGDIENDAERFMLSRKAPLRSDILKAPHHGSRFSSSPEFIRATQASVVLFSSGYLNWAKHPHRETLARYEAFGTRVYRTDRDGAIRIAADGESWSVSPFEWNQD
- a CDS encoding SpoIIE family protein phosphatase — its product is MDINPYTQSPWCILLADPANKGLDRTCAALKSGYTMLIAEDGPQTVETYLSKRPDIIVMSADAPALDGFQVCRKIKDISGRRFTPIILVSEQTDISSLQQGFQSGAEDYLRKPFEPEELIIRIQSALRTKKLYVELMKAYEVIDRERDILANIQKNFFSEAPPQIPGYQFFTKYQPSSKAGGDYYDFIQIDQERLGIMTADVSGHGIPAAVVMSMKRILLRAFLSDQASPAETLETLNSVLFKHLKSGHFITAFYGVLNTKTRVMKYACAGHCPPFLLDCNSGELTELKNQKGIPLMILPDNPMDEVETQLPPNSKLVLYTDGLIEAQNRQGEQWGRQRLADEISRLGAEQNLDAFGEQILASVDQFMGGNAFSDDYTLVALQID
- the gatC gene encoding Asp-tRNA(Asn)/Glu-tRNA(Gln) amidotransferase subunit GatC, which codes for MTDKFDIDAAVSLSRLKLEADEKQRLEKDLEAIVSYIDQLNTLNTDQVEPTSHVLPIQNVFREDIPDNKFGDSPCLPLAPAHDKGHYEVPQII